In a single window of the Nitrospira sp. genome:
- a CDS encoding O-antigen ligase family protein has product MIRVSLERVQFEARRAAGWTTTALGFTIPIWVVADSILVGLLIVCWAACGEWREKLRRVATNPVAVGAMLLFAWLLLGALWGEGNLEERAMWVKKYAYLLFIPLLISISIDDQERYRALLALAAALVVTLLLSLVLSAGLFIPKEGLTCDSHNPCVFKKHTTHNLLMGFGALLFGVLAWKSSQRWGRWGWGVAACLAASNVLLMVQGRTGYVVLAGLAMLVFHACLGWRGMMAAVLSLSVMFSMAYHVSASFHDRIDLVATGVMRWNPQMATYDGVTERMEFFYHTVEIIQDHPLMGVGTGGFAKAYAVRVQDLGLPVPTHPHNQYLLVMAQVGVVGISLLLWLFVQQWRSAAVAVDAAAGLLARGLVVTIAIGCLFQPALTDHTEKLFYCLFSGLLFCGTTPQVEAKI; this is encoded by the coding sequence ATGATACGTGTCTCACTCGAACGCGTACAATTTGAAGCGAGACGGGCAGCGGGTTGGACGACAACTGCGCTCGGGTTCACTATTCCGATTTGGGTTGTGGCGGATAGCATTCTTGTCGGGCTGCTCATTGTATGTTGGGCGGCTTGTGGCGAATGGCGCGAAAAGCTCCGGCGAGTCGCTACGAATCCCGTGGCTGTGGGTGCGATGTTGTTGTTCGCCTGGTTGTTGCTTGGAGCTTTGTGGGGAGAGGGAAATTTGGAAGAACGGGCCATGTGGGTCAAAAAGTACGCCTATCTCCTGTTCATCCCGTTGTTGATTTCGATATCGATTGACGATCAGGAACGATATCGTGCACTCCTGGCGCTTGCGGCAGCACTGGTGGTGACGCTGTTGCTCTCTCTTGTCTTAAGTGCGGGGTTATTTATACCTAAGGAAGGCCTTACGTGTGATTCACATAACCCTTGTGTATTCAAGAAACACACGACTCATAATTTGCTGATGGGGTTCGGTGCCTTACTGTTTGGTGTGCTGGCTTGGAAGTCTTCACAACGCTGGGGCCGATGGGGGTGGGGGGTGGCTGCCTGCCTCGCCGCAAGCAATGTCCTATTGATGGTGCAAGGCCGCACAGGATATGTGGTGTTGGCTGGACTTGCCATGCTGGTGTTCCATGCTTGTTTGGGGTGGCGAGGCATGATGGCAGCGGTCCTCTCCCTCAGTGTGATGTTTTCGATGGCCTATCATGTTTCTGCTTCTTTTCACGATCGGATTGATCTGGTGGCAACCGGTGTCATGCGGTGGAACCCCCAGATGGCTACGTACGATGGGGTTACCGAGCGGATGGAGTTTTTTTATCACACGGTCGAGATCATTCAGGATCATCCGCTGATGGGGGTTGGTACCGGAGGGTTTGCGAAGGCCTACGCTGTCCGTGTCCAAGATCTCGGCTTGCCTGTCCCAACTCATCCTCATAATCAGTACCTCCTGGTCATGGCTCAAGTTGGAGTCGTTGGGATCTCCCTGCTGCTCTGGCTTTTTGTGCAACAATGGCGATCAGCAGCCGTTGCCGTTGATGCCGCTGCCGGACTGCTTGCTCGAGGCTTAGTGGTTACCATTGCAATCGGTTGTCTGTTTCAACCTGCGCTCACAGACCATACCGAGAAATTGTTCTACTGCTTGTTTTCCGGTCTCCTGTTTTGCGGGACGACTCCACAAGTTGAGGCTAAGATATGA
- a CDS encoding HAD-IIIA family hydrolase: MKRQAQGGPPRNLLQNVRLFATDVDGVLTDAGMYYSESGDEWKKFNTRDGMGIKLLQKAGLITAIVTQERTRLVARRAEKLAIPELHQGVMDKLSVIREMASRHGIALKQIAYIGDDVNDIEALKAVGLSAAPADGLPQVLDIVGYVCQKKGGEGAVRELAELILQSRTEAKGTKRRR, from the coding sequence ATGAAGCGCCAAGCTCAGGGGGGACCTCCCCGAAATCTTTTGCAGAATGTTCGTCTCTTCGCCACCGATGTGGACGGAGTCCTCACCGATGCCGGTATGTACTACTCTGAGTCCGGTGACGAGTGGAAGAAGTTTAATACGCGTGATGGGATGGGTATCAAACTCCTGCAAAAGGCTGGGCTCATCACGGCAATTGTGACGCAGGAGCGAACCAGATTGGTCGCACGGCGGGCAGAAAAGCTGGCGATCCCTGAACTCCACCAGGGCGTGATGGATAAGTTGTCGGTGATTCGGGAAATGGCCTCACGGCATGGCATTGCGCTCAAGCAGATTGCCTATATCGGGGACGATGTGAACGATATTGAAGCGTTGAAGGCCGTGGGGCTGTCGGCGGCTCCGGCAGATGGTCTTCCGCAAGTGCTGGATATCGTCGGCTATGTCTGTCAGAAGAAAGGTGGAGAAGGAGCAGTCAGGGAACTCGCTGAGTTGATACTCCAATCTCGAACCGAAGCGAAGGGGACCAAGCGGAGGAGGTGA
- a CDS encoding glycosyltransferase family 2 protein translates to MKVSVYIIAYNEAKKIADTINSVLWADEIIVADSASTDETARIAQDLGACVVQIPFRGFGHLRNQAIQFCTHEWIFSLDTDEQCTPEVRDEILMILSGTPAHDAYFVPRRNYFMGRWIKHSGWYPNFRQPQLFKKGCMQYAESPVHEGYELLTAKSAGRLGHAIWQIPFRDFEEVVKKANRYSSLGSAKLAGQHVSMGTALWHGIWSFLKHYVAKRGFLDGWPGFVIAFGNFEGTFYRYAKRFEQQELWALPKQAPLRRPDDAPSK, encoded by the coding sequence ATGAAGGTTTCAGTCTATATCATCGCCTACAACGAGGCTAAAAAGATTGCCGATACCATTAACAGTGTGCTCTGGGCGGACGAAATCATCGTGGCCGATTCTGCCAGTACCGATGAGACGGCTCGGATCGCGCAGGATTTAGGAGCCTGCGTCGTTCAGATTCCGTTCCGGGGGTTCGGTCATCTGCGAAATCAAGCCATTCAATTCTGTACGCATGAATGGATATTCAGCCTCGACACGGATGAACAGTGTACGCCGGAGGTTCGTGACGAAATCCTGATGATCCTGTCCGGGACACCGGCTCACGACGCCTATTTTGTACCAAGGCGGAATTACTTCATGGGACGTTGGATCAAGCATTCCGGCTGGTATCCCAATTTCCGTCAGCCGCAACTGTTCAAGAAAGGATGCATGCAATACGCGGAATCACCGGTCCATGAAGGCTACGAATTATTGACGGCCAAATCGGCGGGCCGACTGGGACATGCCATTTGGCAGATTCCCTTCAGAGATTTTGAAGAAGTGGTCAAGAAGGCCAATCGTTATTCGTCCCTTGGATCGGCCAAGCTCGCTGGTCAACATGTATCGATGGGAACGGCCTTGTGGCACGGTATCTGGTCGTTCCTCAAACATTACGTGGCGAAACGTGGATTTCTGGACGGCTGGCCTGGGTTTGTCATTGCCTTTGGAAATTTTGAAGGCACGTTCTATCGGTATGCGAAACGGTTTGAGCAACAGGAACTGTGGGCGCTCCCCAAACAAGCACCGCTTCGGCGCCCTGATGACGCACCTTCCAAATGA
- a CDS encoding NAD-dependent epimerase/dehydratase family protein, whose product MTSVLVTGAGGFVGTALIPELVRTGFRVRAFLRGSSTIPSFPPEVEVVVGDVCDEKQVKEAMGDCDAVVHLAAKVHAMDGHGHEREYTAVNVEGTRHVLDAAVDAGVTRLVFASSVKVFGEETQGCMGETCSPDPQTPYGWSKWKAEQLVSEYSNRGDVTAVSLRLPMVYGQTKKGNLFRMIEAIDVGYFPPLPPLPAVRSLLHVGNCVQAVQRCLQVPRFDRAAYIVADADPYSVTDLYDQIRVGLGKGLPRWRIPLWALKGGARCGDVFQAVSGQRAPLTTEHLTKLIGSAWYSPAAFMRECGYRPLYSFEKTVPELIAFYRRSIGADPC is encoded by the coding sequence GTGACCAGCGTCTTGGTGACTGGAGCCGGAGGGTTTGTAGGAACGGCCCTCATTCCCGAACTTGTCCGAACGGGATTCAGGGTGCGGGCGTTCTTACGAGGTTCGTCGACAATCCCCTCCTTCCCGCCTGAGGTTGAGGTCGTCGTGGGTGATGTGTGCGATGAAAAACAGGTGAAGGAGGCCATGGGTGATTGTGATGCCGTGGTGCATCTTGCGGCCAAGGTCCATGCGATGGATGGCCATGGCCATGAACGAGAGTACACGGCAGTCAATGTGGAGGGAACCAGGCATGTGCTGGACGCGGCCGTGGACGCTGGGGTGACTCGTCTGGTGTTTGCCAGTTCGGTCAAGGTGTTTGGTGAAGAGACTCAGGGGTGTATGGGCGAAACGTGCTCACCGGATCCTCAAACCCCCTACGGATGGTCCAAGTGGAAAGCGGAACAGCTTGTTTCCGAATACTCGAACCGCGGTGACGTGACGGCAGTGTCGCTCCGTTTGCCGATGGTCTATGGCCAGACGAAGAAGGGGAATCTGTTTCGGATGATTGAGGCAATAGACGTCGGATATTTTCCCCCGTTGCCGCCGCTTCCGGCCGTCAGGAGTCTGTTGCACGTCGGCAACTGTGTGCAGGCGGTGCAGCGGTGTTTGCAGGTGCCACGGTTCGATCGTGCTGCGTACATTGTCGCGGATGCCGATCCCTATTCTGTGACCGATCTCTATGATCAAATAAGGGTTGGATTAGGCAAGGGTCTTCCACGCTGGCGGATACCACTGTGGGCTCTCAAGGGCGGTGCGCGATGCGGGGACGTGTTTCAGGCTGTGAGCGGACAACGTGCGCCGTTGACGACGGAGCATCTGACGAAGCTGATCGGGAGTGCATGGTACAGTCCGGCTGCATTCATGCGCGAATGTGGATATCGCCCCCTCTATTCATTCGAGAAAACCGTTCCCGAGTTGATTGCATTTTATCGACGATCGATCGGTGCTGACCCGTGTTAG
- a CDS encoding NTP transferase domain-containing protein — translation MKGVVLAGGLGTRLLPLTKVTNKHLLPVYDRPMIYYPIQTLVNAGVTEIMLVTGGSNAGDFLKLLGNGKEFGLKHLNYAYQEGEGGIADALRLAEHFADGEPICVVLGDNIIQGNIAKAADRFRRQKGGAKILLKEVKDPQRFGVPVLNGERVVRIEEKPLHPQSSYAVTGIYFYDPLVFEYIRSLKPSARGELEITDVNNAYIKAGLLTWDLLEGWWTDAGTIESLYLANQLVGQTGANHLAEAA, via the coding sequence ATGAAAGGTGTTGTGCTGGCCGGAGGACTTGGCACGAGATTACTACCCCTCACCAAAGTCACGAATAAACACCTGCTTCCCGTGTACGACCGACCCATGATCTACTATCCGATTCAAACGCTTGTCAATGCTGGTGTGACGGAAATCATGTTGGTGACAGGGGGGAGCAATGCAGGCGACTTCTTGAAGTTGCTTGGGAACGGGAAAGAATTCGGGCTGAAGCATCTCAATTACGCATATCAGGAAGGTGAAGGCGGTATCGCCGACGCACTTCGATTAGCCGAGCACTTTGCCGATGGAGAACCGATCTGCGTCGTGCTGGGTGATAACATCATTCAGGGGAATATCGCCAAGGCAGCGGATCGCTTTCGTCGCCAGAAGGGAGGGGCTAAGATCCTCCTGAAAGAAGTGAAGGATCCGCAACGATTTGGTGTGCCGGTCCTGAACGGGGAACGTGTGGTAAGGATCGAGGAGAAACCACTTCATCCTCAATCGTCCTATGCCGTGACCGGCATCTATTTTTATGACCCGCTGGTGTTTGAGTATATCCGTTCACTCAAACCGTCGGCGAGAGGCGAATTAGAAATTACCGATGTCAACAACGCCTATATCAAGGCCGGACTGTTGACATGGGATCTGCTTGAGGGATGGTGGACGGATGCGGGCACCATTGAGTCACTCTATCTGGCCAATCAACTGGTCGGACAAACCGGTGCCAACCATCTTGCCGAGGCAGCATAG
- a CDS encoding polysaccharide biosynthesis protein translates to MKQSAAKLFHSLTGRFGDRVLGYRSILVIGTELLLIFAANLTAFALRFDADLPPEYRRIMWDFIPTVLLVYGIGLWVFGIQRGLWRYVDLHDLWRILLAALSSAAVFYGVIHQLGGVTQYPRSVIILTGLLTALYLAGIRLAVRGFREWIQIFDPSARRVLIVGAGHAGELLVRDMLYDANYHCCPVGFVDDDPIKRKMRIHGIPVVGAMTDIKKAAERLKVDEIIVAIPSGSTTVKQKILAASEGCSVPIKTLPDVKQLLGDLVSLQQVRPMRVDDLLQREPIRTDSHELSPHISGKTLLVTGAGGSIGSELCRQIARHKPQSLVLFERYENTLHSLMLELQTAFPTVKIVPAIGDVTAPDRVAEVFRQTAPDIVFHAAAHKHVPLMELNPKEAIRNNILGTRVVAEAAVKAEVSRFVLISTDKAVNPSSVMGVTKRIAEHMMQAFNSPGLTKFTVVRFGNVLGSNGSVVPLFTEQIRKGGPVTVTHPEIKRFFMTIPEAVQLVLQASVMGRGGEVFVLDMGEQIKVADLARNMIVLAGLVPGKDIDIVYTGLRPGEKMYEELFEEQEHVEPTVHAKINRASGAPVSVGELDQWLEMLQTNLPHCDEDELLQDLKRLVPSFQPSISQSVS, encoded by the coding sequence ATGAAACAGTCAGCTGCAAAACTGTTCCATTCCCTCACGGGACGATTTGGAGACCGGGTACTCGGGTACCGATCGATTCTCGTCATCGGTACGGAACTCCTTCTGATTTTCGCAGCGAACCTGACGGCATTTGCGCTGCGATTCGATGCGGATCTTCCTCCCGAGTATCGGAGAATCATGTGGGATTTTATCCCTACCGTGCTGCTGGTATACGGTATCGGCTTGTGGGTGTTTGGCATTCAGCGAGGGCTCTGGAGATATGTCGATCTTCACGACCTCTGGAGAATTCTGTTGGCCGCACTGAGCAGCGCGGCGGTTTTTTACGGAGTGATCCATCAACTTGGCGGTGTAACGCAGTATCCTCGATCCGTGATCATCCTGACGGGCCTGTTGACGGCGCTGTATTTGGCAGGTATCCGATTGGCTGTGCGGGGGTTCCGGGAGTGGATTCAGATATTCGATCCGAGTGCGCGACGTGTTTTGATCGTCGGCGCAGGACATGCAGGTGAACTGTTAGTCAGAGACATGCTGTACGATGCAAATTATCACTGCTGTCCGGTGGGGTTCGTCGATGATGATCCGATCAAGCGCAAGATGCGCATTCACGGGATTCCGGTCGTGGGAGCCATGACGGATATCAAGAAAGCCGCTGAGCGGTTGAAGGTCGACGAAATCATCGTGGCCATCCCGTCGGGTTCCACGACGGTGAAACAAAAGATTCTTGCGGCGTCAGAAGGCTGCTCCGTGCCGATCAAGACGTTACCCGATGTCAAACAATTGCTCGGTGATCTTGTCTCTCTGCAACAGGTGCGGCCGATGCGCGTCGATGATTTGCTCCAGCGTGAGCCGATCCGGACGGATTCTCACGAGTTGTCCCCTCACATCAGTGGGAAAACGCTCCTTGTGACCGGAGCAGGAGGATCTATCGGCTCGGAACTCTGCCGGCAGATTGCCCGGCACAAACCTCAATCGCTGGTTCTGTTTGAGCGCTACGAGAATACGCTTCATTCGCTTATGCTGGAATTACAAACAGCCTTTCCGACGGTAAAGATTGTCCCGGCCATCGGAGATGTGACAGCTCCAGATCGCGTTGCGGAAGTGTTTCGCCAGACTGCCCCCGATATTGTGTTTCATGCGGCCGCTCACAAACATGTTCCGTTGATGGAACTCAACCCGAAAGAAGCCATCCGCAACAATATATTAGGCACGCGAGTGGTCGCCGAGGCCGCGGTGAAAGCAGAGGTCAGCCGATTTGTCCTGATCTCCACAGACAAGGCCGTCAATCCATCAAGCGTGATGGGTGTGACCAAAAGAATTGCCGAGCATATGATGCAGGCGTTCAATAGTCCTGGTCTTACGAAGTTTACGGTGGTGCGGTTTGGGAATGTGCTGGGCAGCAACGGGAGTGTGGTCCCTTTGTTCACCGAACAGATCCGTAAAGGCGGGCCGGTGACCGTCACTCATCCGGAGATCAAACGATTTTTTATGACGATTCCAGAAGCGGTGCAGCTGGTGCTCCAGGCGAGTGTAATGGGGCGTGGAGGGGAAGTGTTCGTCCTTGATATGGGAGAACAGATCAAGGTGGCCGATTTGGCCAGGAACATGATTGTCTTGGCCGGACTGGTTCCCGGGAAAGACATCGACATCGTCTATACCGGCCTGAGGCCTGGAGAGAAGATGTACGAAGAACTCTTTGAGGAACAGGAACACGTTGAACCTACGGTTCATGCGAAAATCAATCGAGCGAGCGGGGCTCCGGTTTCCGTCGGCGAGCTGGATCAATGGCTGGAGATGTTGCAGACGAACCTCCCCCATTGTGATGAAGATGAGCTACTACAAGATCTCAAGCGATTGGTGCCGAGCTTTCAACCGTCTATCTCGCAGAGCGTCTCGTAG
- a CDS encoding glycosyltransferase family 2 protein: MKTALIVTTYNRPDALGAVLEGYCRQSDQDFELVVADDGSKEDTADVVRQFAQRAPFRLTHVWHEDRGFRAAAIRNRAVASTGADYIVFTDGDCVPFCDFVRVHKQLAEPGYFLGANRVLLAAELTKRVLCRQVSIHAWGVLDWVRSWVKREVNRLLPLMELPDGPFRKWTPDRWEGIKTCNLSVWRDDLIRVNGLDESYEGWGLEDSDLVIRLLHAGVKHKSARFAATVFHLWHPEQDRMRLPDNQKRLDDLLRSSVVRAAVGLEQGHEASLDRQSSAT, translated from the coding sequence ATGAAAACAGCCTTGATCGTGACGACCTACAATCGACCGGATGCCTTGGGAGCGGTACTGGAAGGGTATTGCCGTCAAAGTGATCAAGATTTTGAGCTCGTAGTTGCCGACGATGGTTCGAAGGAGGACACGGCAGACGTTGTGCGGCAGTTTGCACAGCGCGCACCGTTTCGGCTCACCCATGTCTGGCATGAGGATCGCGGGTTTCGAGCCGCGGCCATTCGCAATCGTGCCGTCGCGTCGACAGGGGCCGACTATATCGTGTTTACGGACGGAGACTGTGTCCCCTTCTGTGATTTCGTGCGTGTCCACAAACAGCTTGCCGAACCGGGATACTTTCTCGGTGCCAATCGCGTGTTGCTCGCGGCTGAATTGACGAAGCGTGTGCTGTGCCGACAGGTGTCGATTCATGCCTGGGGTGTCCTCGACTGGGTTCGGTCCTGGGTGAAGAGAGAAGTCAATCGCTTGCTTCCATTGATGGAATTGCCGGATGGTCCGTTTCGAAAGTGGACGCCTGATCGCTGGGAAGGCATCAAGACGTGCAATCTGTCCGTATGGCGTGACGACCTCATCCGTGTGAATGGGCTGGATGAGTCGTATGAAGGATGGGGGTTGGAGGATTCTGACTTGGTCATTCGACTGCTCCACGCCGGAGTGAAGCATAAGAGCGCGCGCTTCGCCGCGACGGTCTTTCATTTATGGCATCCGGAGCAGGATCGCATGCGGTTGCCCGACAATCAGAAACGCCTGGATGATCTTCTACGCTCTTCGGTGGTTCGAGCTGCGGTTGGACTCGAACAAGGCCACGAAGCGTCCCTCGATCGGCAATCTTCAGCAACGTGA
- the rfbD gene encoding dTDP-4-dehydrorhamnose reductase: MRILITGADGQLGSELCRVLGYETIIPMTLPEFDLAKPDVEAQIVAASPDLIIHAGAYTDVDGAEREPDKAMAVNAEGTRQIAAAASRLGVRLIYISTDYVFDGQQCMPYREQDEPHPINQYGFSKWKGEQAVLASGTNFLIVRTAWLFGAVGKNFVKSIAQASQREAVLRVVDDQRGCPTFAEDLAYAIVALMTKDVVGVIHVTNRGHCSWYELARAVVREIGADCPVLPITTLQAGRLAKRPQYSVLSDSRCASLGIVLPEWSQALARFATGPGLSSAEPQRASLPHS; encoded by the coding sequence ATGCGTATTCTGATCACCGGGGCCGATGGACAACTGGGAAGTGAGCTGTGTCGAGTGCTGGGGTATGAAACAATCATCCCCATGACGTTGCCGGAATTCGATCTCGCGAAACCGGATGTTGAAGCCCAAATTGTAGCCGCCTCGCCAGACCTCATCATCCATGCGGGTGCCTATACGGACGTCGATGGTGCGGAGCGGGAACCAGACAAAGCGATGGCGGTCAACGCCGAGGGGACCCGACAGATTGCAGCGGCCGCGTCACGGCTTGGCGTGCGTCTGATCTATATTTCCACCGACTATGTGTTCGACGGACAACAGTGCATGCCCTATCGTGAGCAAGATGAGCCACATCCGATCAATCAGTACGGATTTTCGAAATGGAAGGGTGAGCAAGCGGTGTTGGCCTCCGGTACGAACTTCCTCATTGTCCGGACGGCCTGGTTGTTTGGGGCTGTTGGAAAGAATTTTGTGAAATCCATCGCACAGGCATCGCAGCGCGAGGCGGTGTTACGGGTTGTGGATGATCAACGGGGGTGCCCTACGTTCGCTGAGGATCTGGCCTATGCGATCGTGGCATTGATGACAAAGGATGTGGTTGGGGTCATCCATGTCACGAATCGTGGCCACTGTAGCTGGTATGAGCTGGCCAGAGCCGTTGTTCGTGAGATCGGGGCGGACTGTCCTGTTCTCCCGATTACGACCTTGCAGGCCGGCCGCCTGGCGAAGCGTCCACAGTATTCAGTCTTGAGCGATAGTCGCTGTGCGTCGTTAGGAATCGTGTTGCCTGAATGGAGTCAGGCACTCGCACGATTCGCGACGGGACCTGGCCTGTCTTCAGCAGAGCCGCAACGCGCTTCCCTGCCACATAGCTAA
- a CDS encoding glycosyltransferase family 4 protein, producing the protein MMMFVLPALLAFVSAWWLTKNLCSPKSFLSVLAHPNERTLHARPTPQTGGLAVVGSVVISLILAASMLAITQPTKPVLPKGMASGSVWIVTSMLLIFVVSFIDDWRGLPAVLRLGVQAGSACIIIGGVGLTLSSIPIPGGPTISLGIVAVPVSVFVLLWMANLYNFMDGMDGFAGGMTFFGFGFLAYFGWLAQFPVMLVITVFVAMSALGFLLHNFPPARIFMGDAGSITIGFLAGTLMILGVRERVFEIWVPMMIFSPFIVDATVTLTRRLFRRKKIWEAHREHYYQRVVLSGWSHRRTVLVEYGVMILCGGLALWYHHSTESLRPFILGAWMILFVLLGVFVSRLERKAIRMSPVLGQTARGGKKKMQAVPTEDSSRVPVKA; encoded by the coding sequence ATGATGATGTTTGTCCTGCCTGCACTCTTGGCCTTTGTATCTGCCTGGTGGCTCACAAAGAACTTGTGTTCGCCGAAGTCATTCCTCTCCGTTCTTGCTCATCCCAATGAACGGACCTTGCATGCAAGGCCGACTCCCCAGACCGGAGGGTTGGCCGTCGTCGGCAGTGTCGTGATCAGTCTTATCCTGGCCGCGAGTATGTTGGCCATTACTCAACCCACGAAGCCTGTGTTGCCGAAGGGAATGGCGTCCGGGAGTGTCTGGATTGTCACCTCGATGCTCCTCATTTTTGTCGTGTCCTTCATCGATGATTGGCGTGGGCTCCCCGCTGTTCTCCGACTGGGTGTCCAAGCCGGCTCCGCTTGCATCATTATCGGGGGGGTCGGGTTGACCTTGTCTTCTATTCCAATACCCGGGGGACCGACCATCTCGTTGGGGATTGTTGCCGTTCCCGTCAGTGTCTTTGTCCTGCTGTGGATGGCGAATCTCTATAACTTCATGGATGGGATGGACGGTTTTGCCGGTGGAATGACGTTTTTCGGGTTCGGATTTCTCGCCTACTTCGGGTGGCTGGCGCAGTTTCCGGTCATGCTCGTGATCACAGTATTTGTGGCGATGAGTGCGCTGGGATTTCTTCTTCATAATTTTCCACCGGCGCGCATTTTTATGGGGGATGCGGGAAGTATCACGATCGGATTTTTGGCTGGGACTTTGATGATCCTTGGGGTTCGCGAACGAGTGTTCGAGATATGGGTTCCGATGATGATCTTTTCCCCATTTATCGTGGATGCGACAGTGACGTTGACTCGCCGGTTGTTCCGACGGAAGAAGATCTGGGAAGCGCACCGGGAGCACTATTACCAGCGGGTGGTGTTGAGCGGATGGAGCCATCGGCGGACTGTCCTCGTGGAGTATGGGGTCATGATCCTGTGCGGAGGGCTGGCCCTGTGGTATCACCACTCAACGGAGAGTCTGCGGCCGTTCATCCTTGGGGCATGGATGATCTTGTTTGTTCTCCTTGGGGTGTTCGTGTCTAGGCTGGAGCGCAAGGCAATACGTATGTCCCCTGTTCTGGGCCAGACAGCAAGAGGGGGGAAGAAAAAGATGCAAGCTGTTCCCACCGAAGACTCTTCCAGAGTGCCTGTCAAAGCCTAA
- the rfbB gene encoding dTDP-glucose 4,6-dehydratase translates to MRILVTGGAGFIGSHLVRRLLASSQHQIVNLDALRYSGNLNNLSAVSGYPAYTFVQGDVCDAELVASVLHDHGIEGIINCAAETHVDRSILEPGTFARTDVMGTGVLLEEGRRFGVTRFLQVSTDEVYGDLESGFATEDDRLAPRSPYSASKAGGDLLTLSYWTTYRFPVIVTRGSNTYGPHQYPEKFIPLFVTNAIEHQLLPLYGDGRQRRDWLAVEDHCAGIEQAFFHGEPGNIYNIGGGNERENIVVAEQILTGLNKPRALLRFVTDRPGHDRRYAIDSRKLRRLGWAPVVPFEEGLSATIRWYQEHESWWRPIKSGEFRAYYEQVYGKRLQQA, encoded by the coding sequence ATGCGTATACTTGTTACGGGCGGTGCCGGTTTCATCGGCTCCCATCTGGTTCGCCGCCTCCTCGCGTCGTCTCAGCATCAAATCGTCAATCTTGACGCGCTCCGATATTCGGGGAATCTGAACAATCTTAGCGCTGTCAGCGGGTACCCGGCCTACACCTTTGTGCAGGGGGATGTTTGCGATGCCGAATTGGTGGCGTCTGTGCTTCATGATCATGGGATCGAGGGCATCATCAATTGTGCGGCTGAGACGCATGTGGATCGGTCAATATTGGAGCCTGGTACCTTTGCTCGTACCGATGTCATGGGAACCGGGGTGTTGCTTGAGGAAGGGCGCCGTTTCGGTGTGACGCGCTTTCTTCAAGTCAGTACCGATGAAGTGTACGGGGACCTCGAGTCCGGTTTTGCGACGGAGGATGATCGGTTGGCACCACGAAGCCCCTATTCGGCGAGCAAAGCCGGAGGTGATTTGCTGACGTTGAGTTACTGGACCACGTACCGGTTCCCTGTGATTGTGACGAGAGGCAGCAATACGTATGGCCCCCATCAATATCCGGAAAAATTTATTCCGCTCTTCGTCACGAACGCGATTGAACACCAACTGCTGCCGTTGTACGGTGATGGAAGACAACGCCGCGATTGGCTTGCCGTGGAAGATCATTGCGCTGGAATCGAGCAGGCATTTTTCCATGGTGAACCGGGGAATATCTACAATATCGGCGGAGGGAATGAACGGGAAAATATTGTGGTGGCGGAACAAATTCTTACAGGCCTGAACAAGCCGAGGGCGTTACTGCGATTCGTGACGGATCGGCCAGGCCATGATCGACGTTATGCCATCGACAGCCGGAAACTTCGCCGCCTCGGTTGGGCCCCGGTCGTACCGTTTGAAGAAGGGCTGAGTGCGACAATTCGGTGGTATCAAGAACATGAATCCTGGTGGAGACCCATTAAGTCGGGAGAGTTCCGTGCCTATTACGAGCAGGTCTATGGGAAACGCCTTCAGCAAGCCTAG